From the genome of Odocoileus virginianus isolate 20LAN1187 ecotype Illinois chromosome 16, Ovbor_1.2, whole genome shotgun sequence, one region includes:
- the LOC110135998 gene encoding myeloid-associated differentiation marker-like → MPSTSSSPGLCSWTIMGCSVRLLQLLSTGVASSLVASVGTQRVGVDNWFMFFWCFCYIVTLLIIIVEYSKLRFHFSSHWYNFPINYACYAALFCFSTTIISATTYVPFLPQGPSRNHAITATAFSCIAAVAYGTEFVWTWVGHRPRRIITYVHTVHGLLKLLENFVACIIFAFISNTSLYQHQPALVWCMAVYSTCFILGTLAILLGLVYCDNWLPIRFPVSQLGLTLFSILLYISALVLWPLYQFNEDLGGQSQRSSDMTCRDEFTTYVCNWDQRLAVAVLTAINLLLYVADLVIASCLVSDRLHTRAPDFLYLWSYYVV, encoded by the coding sequence atgcCCAGCACTTCGTCGTCCCCAGGCCTTTGCTCCTGGACCATCATGGGCTGCTCCGTCCGCCTGCTGCAGCTGCTTTCCACCGGCGTGGCCTCCTCCCTGGTGGCCAGCGTGGGCACTCAGCGGGTGGGCGTAGATAACTGGTTCATGTTCTTCTGGTGCTTCTGCTACATTGTGACCCTCCTCATCATCATTGTGGAATACAGTAAACTCCGGTTCCACTTTTCCTCCCACTGGTACAACTTCCCCATCAACTATGCCTGCTATGCCGCCCTCTTCTGCTTCTCAACCACCATCATCTCTGCCACTACTTACGTCCCGTTCTTGCCTCAGGGCCCCTCCCGGAACCACGCCATCACTGCCACAGCATTCTCTTGCATCGCTGCTGTGGCTTACGGGACTGAATTTGTCTGGACCTGGGTGGGTCACCGGCCCAGAAGGATCATCACCTATGTGCATACGGTGCATGGCCTGCTCAAGCTGCTGGAGAACTTTGTGGCTTGCATCATCTTCGCCTTCATCAGCAACACCTCCCTGTACCAGCACCAGCCAGCCCTGGTGTGGTGCATGGCTGTGTATTCCACCTGTTTCATCCTGGGGACCCTGGCCATCCTGCTGGGCTTGGTCTACTGTGACAACTGGCTGCCCATCCGCTTCCCTGTTTCCCAGCTTGGGCTGACCCTGTTTTCCATCCTCCTCTACATCAGCGCTCTGGTCCTCTGGCCGCTCTATCAGTTCAATGAGGACCTGGGTGGCCAGTCCCAGCGATCCAGTGATATGACCTGCAGAGATGAGTTCACTACTTACGTGTGCAACTGGGACCAGCGACTGGCTGTGGCTGTCCTGACAGCCATCAACTTGCTGCTTTACGTGGCCGATCTGGTGATCGCCAGCTGCCTGGTCAGTGACAGGCTCCACACACGGGCTCCAGATTTCCTCTACTTATGGAGCTATTATGTCGTCTGA